The proteins below come from a single Oxyura jamaicensis isolate SHBP4307 breed ruddy duck chromosome 1, BPBGC_Ojam_1.0, whole genome shotgun sequence genomic window:
- the DDIAS gene encoding DNA damage-induced apoptosis suppressor protein, whose translation MTKVRGLLAASVISVQNSCFVYPACQICFSRLVLNPKRFNCLKCGCTGDAKDAGYRYRLSLKIADTNDLFDITVFGSCLDPYFGVTAGNLQRCIEDFNQLSGETNNDASPGVLVEAVETCFIGKRFIFGVKGCANEDGGCSFANSILQNCSRINRGTKTLTACQIFLPNAAVTGFTVISYFHRLLQSRKFRNHNNSSHLPGSLSPLIDEPVSELSSLSSWNRNSCFVQSSGRESFLGCWQQSFSLTSSVAWVTAEDFPTLEVGKLVSEQHEEEGRPVSAESCSVSLNNQTLWDSQFCSSSVREENKEEEDELNSQPSQSDRISVTDKLERVSSSETKCSLPNSSRLLKNPSEFGVKSIYPKINSGNESYKEKSPNSLFYNRRTSTSNHLSVTGVSQTDSMLWEELPFSESLNEFLVRIEGEGFVMSPRLDAGQHTALESSKLSVNLNKSYPRQAPGAGGLPEGSISGRFLPPAEKDSWESISFTWHQSNPNPLSDEVSQHESFCSISSSADKERGASCVIPNPHLLTPSQSLPVTSEYSASKRNRQPKEAHTEVSKSACPFINLQRAAEHEETSCLQRSKRATCVPSARDSCSAGSGNKENSYVANQRKDLILTGTWDSDPVTPNNTRRMYERELKTLTELQENTFRSINKRETPNSRCPEGSYNVSADLFDTSEVAKTVEFLNKSCNSLIQEDTLTGKVPTPEMGLLNLDVPCNRLKQTSSLHRSPLAFRKHSTPVAYSSYDSEFNSVSAQDFVPYSESTPVAKPIQKLWPLGEQSSFVTIFTPKNPAKIHSKCKRSRSSFQNTLLQQLTGRLVKCKKLCNEEEKKSHSSVSQLFQNSQLPADFEEWIPISGSKENSEKDACFRSERLNSGNTAGTVATPVSAGTTKALFLNDSFLETCSSSEGKNRYSRANNSGFILEGATGWSPELFFQAQSPFFHKPKQ comes from the exons GTGTATTGAAGACTTTAATCAACTGtcaggagaaacaaacaacGATGCATCTCCAGGAGTGTTAGTTGAAGCAGTTGAAACCTGTTTCATTGGAAAAAGATTTATATTTGGAGTGAAG GGTTGTGCAAATGAGGATGGAGGGTGTTCTTTTGCCAACAGCATCTTGCAAAATTGTTCCAGAATTAACAGAGGTACAAAAACCCTTACAGCTTGCCAGATCTTCCTGCCAAATGCTGCTGTTACTGGCTTTACTGTTATCAGCTACTTCCATCGGCTCCTGCAGTCCAGGAAATTCAGGAACCATAATAACAGCTCACACTTACCTGGTTCATTGTCACCTCTAATAGATGAACCTGTCAGCGAGCTCAGCAGCTTGTCTAGCTGGAACAGAAACTCCTGTTTTGTTCAGTCTAGTGGCAGAGAAAGTTTTTTagggtgctggcagcagtcCTTCAGCCTGACTTCATCTGTTGCTTGGGTAACAGCGGAAGACTTTCCCACTCTAGAAGTGGGAAAGCTGGTGAGTGAACAGCATGAAGAAGAGGGGAGGCCTGTCTCTGCAGAATCGTGCAGTGTAAGCCTTAACAATCAAACTCTTTGGGATTCACAGTTTTGCAGCTCTTCAGTGAGGGAAGAGAataaagaggaggaggatgaatTAAATTCACAGCCTAGTCAGAGTGACAGAATCTCTGTGACTGATAAATTAGAGAGAGTTTCCTCTTCAGAGACTAAGTGTTCACTTCCAAACAGTTCCAGGTTGTTAAAAAATCCCTCAGAGTTTGGAGTAAAAAGCATTTACCCAAAGATTAATAGTGGAAATGAgtcttacaaagaaaaatccccaaactcCCTTTTTTACAACAGACGTACCTCAACTTCTAATCATTTAAGTGTAACTGGAGTGTCTCAGACAGACTCCATGCTTTGGGAGGAGCTCCCGTTCTCAGAAAGCCTAAATGAATTTTTAGTCAGAATAGAAGGTGAGGGTTTTGTAATGTCACCCCGTCTTGATGCAGGCCAACATACTGCCCTTGAAAGCAGCAAGTTGAGTGTAAATCTTAACAAATCATATCCCAGGCAagccccaggagctggtggtTTACCTGAAGGGAGCATATCAGGGAGGTTCTTGCCACCAGCAGAGAAAGATAGTTGGGAGAGCATATCATTTACTTGGCATCAGTCAAATCCAAATCCTCTGAGTGATGAGGTGTCACAACATGAGTCTTTCTGTAGCATTTCATCTTCAGCTGACAAGGAACGTGGAGCATCTTGCGTTATACCTAACCCTCATCTTCTTACTCCATCACAGTCCTTACCAGTTACATCAGAGTATTCTGCttccaaaagaaacagacaGCCCAAAGAAGCACATACTGAAGTTTCAAAGTCAGCTTGTCCTTTTATCAATCTGCAGCGTGCTGCTGAACATGAAGAAACCTCCTGTTTACAAAGGAGCAAGAGAGCTACCTGCGTGCCGTCTGCGCGTGATAGCTGTTCAGCTGGTagtggaaataaagaaaattcttATGTAGCAAACCAAAGAAAAGATCTTATATTAACAGGGACATGGGACTCTGATCCAGTAACTCCCAACAACACAAGGAGGATGTatgaaagagaattaaaaacattgacagaactgcaagaaaatactttcagaagTATAAATAAGAGAGAGACACCAAACAGTAGGTGCCCTGAAGGCAGCTACAATGTTTCTGCTGATCTCTTTGATACAAGTGAGGTAGCAAAAACTGTAGAGTTCTTAAATAAGTCATGTAACTCTTTGATACAGGAAGATACTTTGACAGGAAAGGTCCCAACTCCAGAAATGGGGCTTTTAAATTTGGATGTTCCCTGTAACCGTTTAAAACAGACCTCTTCCCTACATAGGTCCCCTCTTGCTTTTCGTAAACACAGTACACCAGTAGCTTACTCCTCTTATGATTCAGAATTCAATTCAGTTAGTGCTCAAGACTTTGTTCCTTATTCAGAGTCAACTCCTGTGGCAAAACCTATCCAAAAACTGTGGCCTTTGGGGGAACAAAGCTCTTTTGTCACTATATTCACCCCTAAAAATCCGGCTAAAATCCATTCCAAATGCAAGCGATCTAGGTCTTCCTTTCAAAACACTCTGTTACAGCAGCTTACTGGCAGGTTAGTGAAATGCAAAAAGCTGTGTAAcgaggaagagaaaaaaagtcatagcTCTGTTTCACAGCTGTTCCAAAACAGCCAGTTGCCTGCTGACTTTGAGGAGTGGAT CCCAATTTCTGGAAGCAAAGAGAACAGTGAAAAAGATGCATGCTTCAGAAGTGAGAGGTTAAACTCTGGGAATACAGCTGGGACTGTAGCAACTCCTGTGTCTGCAGGTACCACCAAGgccttgtttttaaatgattcatTCCTGGAAACTTGTTCctcttcagaaggaaagaatCGCTACTCACGTGCAAATAATTCAGGGTTTATATTGGAAGGGGCAACAGGCTGGTCTCCTGAGTTGTTCTTCCAAGCACAGAGCCCCTTTTTCCATAAGccaaaacagtaa